A genomic segment from Neobacillus sp. YX16 encodes:
- a CDS encoding MarR family transcriptional regulator, whose translation MDKKVIQELIDRYVSVSFDVNKKAASLLKCQIGEDLTTDQHYILSYIKQSHNCTSSELAEAFDVNKSAITAIINRLADRGLIDRTRDENDRRVVYLTLSEKGNELHNKTQEKVHLLVESFITQFDETEITNFINTYEKLALILTTMKKEEVGE comes from the coding sequence ATGGATAAAAAAGTCATTCAGGAATTAATCGACCGGTATGTGTCCGTTTCTTTTGATGTCAATAAGAAAGCAGCATCTTTACTTAAGTGTCAGATAGGAGAGGATTTAACCACTGACCAGCACTATATTCTAAGTTATATAAAGCAATCGCATAATTGCACATCGTCTGAATTGGCAGAAGCCTTTGATGTAAATAAAAGTGCAATAACTGCTATTATCAACCGGTTAGCAGACAGAGGTCTCATTGATAGAACCCGTGATGAAAATGACAGAAGAGTTGTTTATCTAACTTTAAGCGAAAAAGGAAACGAGCTGCACAACAAAACTCAGGAAAAAGTACACCTTTTAGTAGAGTCATTTATCACCCAATTTGATGAAACAGAAATTACTAATTTTATTAATACCTATGAAAAATTAGCCCTGATATTAACTACCATGAAAAAGGAAGAAGTGGGGGAATAA
- the clpP gene encoding ATP-dependent Clp endopeptidase proteolytic subunit ClpP: protein MSTIPYVIEQSNRGERSYDIYSRLLKDRIIIIGDEINDHTANSVVAQLLFLAADAPDKEISLYINSPGGSTSAGFAIYDTMQYIKPDIRTICTGMAASFGAMLLLAGTKGKRYALPNSEIMIHQPLGGVRGQATEIEISARRILKLREHINQIIADRTGQTIEKVAKDTDRDYFMSAEEAKAYGIIDEILYPKE, encoded by the coding sequence ATGAGTACAATTCCATATGTTATTGAACAATCTAACCGTGGTGAACGGTCCTATGATATTTATTCTCGTTTATTGAAGGATCGAATTATTATTATCGGTGATGAAATTAATGATCACACGGCGAACAGCGTGGTGGCTCAATTATTATTTTTAGCGGCGGACGCGCCTGATAAAGAAATTTCACTTTATATAAATAGCCCAGGAGGGTCCACCTCAGCTGGGTTTGCTATCTATGATACCATGCAATACATTAAGCCAGATATTCGTACCATTTGTACAGGAATGGCCGCATCATTTGGAGCGATGCTGCTGCTGGCCGGTACAAAAGGCAAACGTTATGCTTTGCCAAATAGTGAAATTATGATTCATCAGCCGCTTGGTGGCGTTAGAGGGCAGGCAACCGAAATAGAAATCTCTGCAAGACGCATCCTAAAGTTGCGTGAACATATTAATCAGATCATTGCCGACAGAACAGGCCAAACCATTGAAAAAGTAGCAAAAGATACAGACAGAGATTACTTTATGAGCGCCGAAGAAGCCAAAGCATACGGAATTATCGATGAGATTCTATACCCCAAAGAATAA